The Fulvia fulva chromosome 11, complete sequence genome segment TCCCATCCAGATCCTCATCGTCGGCGCCGGGCCATCAGGTCTTCTCCTCGCCCTCCTCCTCGCCCTCCTCCTCGCCCTTCTCCTCGCCCTCCTCCTCGCCCAACGCAACATCCCCTCCCTCGTCCTCGAAGCCTGGCCAACTCTCGACACCCGCCTCCGCGCAACCCAGTATGGCGTGCCTGCAACTCGCATCTTTCGCCGCGCTGGCCTCCTTCCCGACTTTCGCGCCGCCTCTATCCCGAAGTTTCCCGCCATATGCTGGAGACGCGTCGCAGACGGGGAGAAGCTCATCGAAATCGACATGAGCTTGGTGGAGGATGAGGACGATCGTATGACGGTGCTGCAGCTCGGGATCATCATTCAAATCATGTATCGGCACTGCATGGAGAGGTTTGGACCGGACGGGAGTGAGAGGAAGGGTCTGATCGAGGTGAGATTTGAGCATCGGGTTGTGGCCACGGGACAGGACAAAAATGGAAAGAAGGCGTGGGTCGATGTTGAGATTGGCGGTGAGAAGAGGAGGGAGCGGGTTGAGGTGGATTATGTGGTGGGTTGTGACGGTGCGAGTAGCGCTGTGCGTCGCAGTCTATACGGACACGAGTGGCTGGGACAGACATGGGATTGTCGTTTCGTGGTGCAGGATGTCTTTTATGATGGATTCGAGAAGCATGGATGGGACGGCGGGAATTACATGGTTGATAATGACCATTGGGGTCTGATCGCAAAGCGTGGACATGGCGGGCTGTGGAGAGTGACTTACGGAGACTCGAAAGTCGGGTTAAGCGATGAGGAATACCTGGACCGACGGCCATGGCACTTCAAGGCAATGCTACCTGGTAATCCGGACCCACATGAATACCGCATCGAGCAGACCAATATGTACAACATCCACAACAGATGCGTACCATCTTTCAAGGTAGGCAGGATCCTCCTCGCAGCCGATGCGGCACACGTCAACAATCCTATGGGAGGCTACGGCTGTATGAGGGATGTCTGGATGTGGGTGGTCTTGCGGACTCCTACATCGGCTACTACGAAGGCAAGGCCAGCGAAGAGATTCTGCAGACTTACGCAGATGTGAGAAGAGACATCTTCTTGAAGTACGTGGACGCGATGAGTATCAAGAACCTTGATCGTGTGCGCAAGAGCGATCCTTGGACTGTCGTGGAGACGGACAAGTTCTTCGGCATTATCAAGGGACTCAATGACGACCAACAGGCGTTGAAGGAGTTCTTGATGAAGGTTTCGAGCATTGAGTACGACTTCACGCAACACTACCACGGAGCTGAACCTGGCTCAATGAAGAGCTCAAATGGCAGCCTTGAGGATCGCATACTTCCTGCAACCATCACTGTCTGAAGCGTGAAATGGCCGAGCGCGACACTTTGTTACACCAGCCTGGGGAAATCGGTTTCAGAAAGCAGTGTACCGGTCACTCACACAAACAAGGCAGCAGTGTTCACAGGTGCGATCCACTGAGATGCGTTGTTGCTCTGCTGAGCTGCAGAACCTCGAGGTCTCCAACACCTCGGTGCACCTGGCGTTTCAGCATCTGGCCAGATCCTGGTTCTTCACAAGCAGACTTTCCACGACGCGTTGCCATGACATGTTTCGAAGGCAACGGAAACTAGCCACAGGGCCCTGACGTGATATATGCTACCGCTGAGCTCCGACTGCAACTCTTCAGAACTTGCAAAGTCAAGGTCGTCTCCACTGCCATCAAGCCACACCTACCGACATCATCCACCTTCGAGGCATGGGCAACAAGTTGTCAACCGAAGAACCGCAGCACGTCAAGGCCCTGAAATTGAAGCCCAACGTCTTGAAGGAGCCGGCATTCCAACACTATACTGCTGGCTGGCGAGAAGCCGAGTTTGATGACGACGCCGAAGAGTTTTTCTTCAAACAGCCGCCCGACTATGACAGTGGCAACGAGAAAGAAGGAACGACCAACTACAGATATGATGGGCACGCACGTGAAGATGATGCCCAAGACCTGCAAATCCAGCCAGGGCGACTCGAAGACCGATCGTCTCCTCATCAGGACCGCGCTCGGAAGGAGAGGAGGCCTTTCCCAAGCGAAGGCAGATGTACCCCAATGAAAGCCAGCGAGACCGCCTCTGATCGATGTAACAGGTGTAGACCTACAGCGGACGCTGGACAACAGGAAGACATCTTGAGACAAGAAGATACCTCGGCTCGCAAAGCATCTTGTGAAACAGCTGGTGTTTGAGTCCGTCAGCCACGAAGTCACACGGGCTATGAAGTACAGAAGAGCCCATTCATCATACGGAGAATAATATCGTATGGACCAAGCAAATACTCCAATTCTTCCAAAGTCCAAATTGCTGGAAGGGCTAACATCGACCACGGTCATGTCGGATCCTCACCATCTCGCAAGCGTGTCAGAATATACGCCGCTCCGACGGCGAACATATCCTGGTCGGGAGAGGATTTACCCGCGCGCTTGCGAAATGCTGAGGGTTGTAAATGTAAATATAGGCTCTTGCTAGCTCTCAGCCAGGTTTATCCTTGATACCAACTACGAATATCCCGATATTGTACCTTGAGACATGCGGGCAGATCACACAACCACAACGATGATGTCGGCAATTGATTCTTATCTTTTGAGAAGGTCTTTTTTCCTTCAGCATTGAGAGCGTAGGAAGAACCGACTACGAGTCATTCGTGGGAAGCAGGACCTGTCGACCAAGCAGAAGCGCTGGCGTAACAGTGCGACATCTCCTGAAAGCATAGTCATCGTGAGATTACCAACATCGGCTTATCAGAGAGATGGGAAACACTGCATCAAGAGAAGACCACACCAAGGCGCTTCTAGAGCAAGGAGCACTCACTCTACCACTAGGAAGCCAAGTGGAGAAGCTCTTTCACGAAGACTTTGACGACGATGCACACGCGATCTTAACCCCAAACACTCCAACCACACCTGCACTTCTACTAAATGACAAGAAGCAAAAACGAAGATCATGGAGGAATTCTCTGGACTTGAACAAATGGGCACCTGTCCAACCAGGCGCACCAAACAAGAGAGACTCAGCTCATGGATCATCAACTGGGAACAGCACAGAGTACCTCTCACCTCAAGCTGCGCTATCGGTA includes the following:
- a CDS encoding FAD-dependent monooxygenase terC, producing the protein MPSKDRPFEKILIVGAGPSGLLLALLLALLLALLLALLLAQRNIPSLVLEAWPTLDTRLRATQYGVPATRIFRRAGLLPDFRAASIPKFPAICWRRVADGEKLIEIDMSLVEDEDDRMTVLQLGIIIQIMYRHCMERFGPDGSERKGLIEVRFEHRVVATGQDKNGKKAWVDVEIGGEKRRERVEVDYVVGCDGASSAVRRSLYGHEWLGQTWDCRFVVQDVFYDGFEKHGWDGGNYMVDNDHWGLIAKRGHGGLWRVTYGDSKVGLSDEEYLDRRPWHFKAMLPGNPDPHEYRIEQTNMYNIHNRCVPSFKGCLDVGGLADSYIGYYEGKASEEILQTYADVRRDIFLKYVDAMSIKNLDRVRKSDPWTVVETDKFFGIIKGLNDDQQALKEFLMKVSSIEYDFTQHYHGAEPGSMKSSNGSLEDRILPATITV